One window of Anaerotignum faecicola genomic DNA carries:
- a CDS encoding FRG domain-containing protein, whose translation MSKFEEKDTSDIIVNSVEEVYAVIDKYNQEFHLPRKGGNTETRAFYRGQSNFAWKIEPSILRCSEDEGVLYRKNQSNLEGKDLFAQFAFLQHYGTGTRMIDFTTNPEVAMYFACEKDPLLDAALYLYTYNAHKAEWIDTLMFTELMQMKGYNTIKINSFSEQLLKKYPILSQRFVRTAELNMFLMAYLDHGYMVLPTEDVKIHNIRIRNQEGVFFICGVEFTKDITTQMRFESQAGFNEFISHSINIPDSLKAGSVCWKIHINKSLKPQILSHLAKKGITREYLFPDINVSNNYSVR comes from the coding sequence ATGAGTAAATTTGAGGAAAAAGACACTTCCGATATTATTGTTAATTCTGTAGAAGAAGTATATGCTGTGATCGACAAATATAATCAAGAATTTCATTTACCAAGAAAAGGTGGCAATACGGAAACACGAGCATTTTATCGTGGACAGTCCAATTTTGCATGGAAGATAGAGCCAAGTATTTTACGATGTTCGGAAGATGAAGGTGTATTATATAGAAAAAATCAGTCGAATTTAGAAGGGAAAGATTTATTTGCTCAATTTGCGTTCTTACAACATTATGGGACAGGAACAAGAATGATTGATTTTACAACAAATCCAGAAGTTGCCATGTATTTTGCATGTGAGAAAGATCCTTTGTTAGATGCTGCACTTTACTTGTATACATATAATGCCCATAAAGCAGAATGGATTGATACGCTTATGTTCACAGAACTTATGCAGATGAAAGGGTATAACACTATAAAAATAAATTCTTTTTCAGAACAACTGTTAAAGAAGTATCCGATTTTATCGCAAAGATTTGTAAGAACAGCAGAATTAAATATGTTTCTTATGGCATATTTAGATCATGGATATATGGTTTTGCCAACTGAGGATGTAAAAATACACAATATACGGATAAGGAATCAAGAAGGTGTGTTTTTTATTTGTGGAGTAGAGTTTACAAAAGATATAACAACACAAATGAGATTTGAATCACAAGCCGGTTTTAATGAATTTATTAGCCATTCTATTAATATTCCAGATTCGTTAAAAGCGGGTAGCGTTTGCTGGAAAATTCATATAAATAAGAGCTTAAAACCGCAGATTTTAAGCCATTTGGCGAAAAAAGGAATAACACGTGAGTATTTATTTCCGGATATTAATGTGAGCAATAATTATAGTGTACGATAG
- the pglZ gene encoding BREX-1 system phosphatase PglZ type A produces the protein MDLLNIQEQLNTEFCKEETRVIFWFDDKGEYEDEVSELQLDHAKLHILDGTNWLYSKWLLNESDTESKYLVYAPFPKPSDAENPLADMYYYSVPYYTDRVSQMAQEIGIDNRFKEHLAQYSNFWKNKNRIEKFKELGIDHFNVESIDIGLIAVLTDVKTPNFEEITRHLVLNNSEAYIKSLADYGLLEKFWKLCEKYFGYQSENPNVDDMAVCMLLTYASVALKDTLPDVLRSYVLKKKNDVVVFVRNMMDNVFYQDAFDALSEKVDKTLRVVSKIRDELKKDAGKARNQSAQLLDIVSCDAFKELDNILIDWALDQLNDEILDAQIDGMNLAQIAEQRTAKSCHFGNVYKNEYHAIKYAYQMMKAVSVLEVTSDIKAMVADYQKQTYLVDSYYRWFYSAYDCIEDAERFSKVRERIENMYSFTYLQKVTPKWNQELTNNLMADTGLKRQEDFYRNYLKAYEGKNRVIVIISDAFRYECAKELMERLELDEKCTPKLECMISSLPSVTSVGMASLLPHNELQVDDKLNVTVDGHSCSDLTSRDKILKAQKENNIALAFDEVASANKEKIRELLQKKNIVYIYHNQVDARGDKPASENEVFTACSEAIEEIHKLIKKLTGYISAPKFFITADHGFLYKRDKLQEFDKVSYDREICTYSNKRFLLTTKEVREPGMKSRLMTYMNNLYVTTPIGADIFKVAGGGQNYVHGGSSLQEMLIPVIELTMNTRAVAYDYVDVILTSVNRKVTNLITYFDFIQTEKVTDTMKARSLVAYFTTEDGEKISFDVPIVANSRENAPERRTFHEKFTLKSREYKYGDKYYLVLTDANDEKNILQQYEFMIDIAFVDDFGF, from the coding sequence ATGGATTTATTGAATATACAAGAACAGTTAAACACAGAGTTTTGCAAGGAAGAGACTCGTGTTATATTCTGGTTTGATGATAAAGGGGAATACGAAGACGAGGTATCTGAGTTACAGTTGGATCATGCAAAATTACATATTTTGGATGGAACGAACTGGCTTTACTCCAAATGGTTATTAAATGAATCAGATACAGAGAGCAAGTATCTTGTATATGCACCATTTCCAAAACCAAGTGATGCAGAAAATCCATTAGCAGATATGTATTATTACTCGGTTCCGTACTATACGGACCGAGTATCACAGATGGCACAGGAAATAGGAATTGATAATCGATTTAAAGAACATCTGGCGCAGTACAGTAACTTCTGGAAAAATAAGAATCGTATTGAAAAGTTCAAAGAGCTTGGCATAGACCATTTCAATGTGGAAAGCATTGATATTGGTCTTATTGCCGTGCTTACAGATGTGAAGACGCCGAATTTTGAAGAGATTACAAGACATTTAGTATTAAACAACAGCGAAGCATACATAAAATCCTTAGCGGATTACGGGCTTTTAGAAAAGTTCTGGAAATTATGTGAGAAGTATTTCGGATATCAGTCTGAAAATCCGAATGTAGATGATATGGCAGTATGTATGCTCTTGACTTATGCATCCGTGGCGTTGAAAGATACATTGCCGGATGTTTTGAGATCTTATGTATTGAAAAAGAAAAATGATGTCGTTGTATTTGTCCGAAATATGATGGACAATGTATTCTATCAAGATGCGTTTGATGCTCTATCAGAAAAAGTGGACAAAACGTTACGAGTAGTGAGCAAAATCCGGGATGAGTTGAAAAAGGATGCAGGCAAGGCAAGAAATCAATCTGCACAGCTTCTGGATATTGTAAGTTGTGATGCATTCAAAGAACTGGATAATATCTTAATTGACTGGGCATTAGATCAGTTGAATGACGAAATTCTGGATGCTCAGATTGATGGCATGAACCTTGCTCAAATCGCAGAGCAGCGAACAGCAAAGTCCTGTCATTTTGGAAATGTATATAAAAACGAATATCATGCAATCAAATATGCTTATCAGATGATGAAGGCAGTCTCTGTTTTAGAAGTAACCAGTGATATCAAGGCTATGGTAGCAGATTATCAGAAACAAACATATTTGGTTGATTCTTATTATAGATGGTTTTACAGTGCCTATGACTGTATAGAAGATGCAGAGAGGTTTTCAAAGGTAAGAGAGCGCATTGAGAATATGTATTCCTTTACTTATCTGCAGAAAGTGACACCGAAGTGGAATCAGGAACTGACGAATAATCTGATGGCAGATACCGGATTAAAACGTCAGGAGGACTTCTATCGGAACTACCTGAAGGCGTATGAAGGAAAGAATCGTGTCATCGTTATTATTTCTGATGCTTTTCGGTATGAATGTGCAAAAGAATTAATGGAACGATTGGAACTGGATGAAAAATGTACTCCTAAATTAGAGTGTATGATAAGCAGCCTTCCTTCGGTGACATCAGTAGGAATGGCAAGCCTTTTACCGCACAACGAGTTACAGGTAGATGATAAATTGAACGTTACAGTAGATGGGCATAGCTGTAGTGATCTAACATCCAGAGATAAAATTTTAAAAGCACAAAAAGAAAATAATATAGCTTTAGCGTTTGATGAAGTGGCAAGTGCCAACAAAGAGAAAATTCGTGAATTGCTGCAGAAGAAGAATATTGTATATATATATCATAATCAGGTGGATGCACGTGGGGATAAGCCTGCCAGTGAGAATGAAGTGTTTACAGCGTGTTCCGAAGCAATTGAAGAGATTCATAAGTTGATCAAGAAATTGACCGGCTATATATCAGCACCAAAATTCTTTATTACAGCAGATCATGGCTTTCTGTACAAGAGAGACAAGTTGCAAGAATTTGATAAAGTATCCTATGATCGTGAAATCTGTACTTATTCTAACAAACGTTTCTTGCTTACTACAAAGGAAGTAAGAGAACCTGGTATGAAGTCCAGATTAATGACTTATATGAACAATTTATATGTAACAACACCGATTGGAGCAGATATTTTTAAGGTGGCCGGTGGCGGACAGAACTATGTGCATGGTGGTTCTTCACTTCAGGAAATGCTGATTCCGGTAATTGAGCTGACAATGAATACAAGAGCTGTTGCTTATGATTATGTGGATGTGATTCTGACCTCCGTAAACCGAAAAGTGACAAACCTGATTACTTACTTTGATTTTATCCAGACAGAGAAAGTGACAGATACTATGAAAGCGAGAAGTCTGGTGGCATATTTTACAACAGAAGATGGCGAGAAGATATCTTTTGATGTACCGATTGTGGCAAACAGCAGAGAAAATGCACCGGAGAGGAGAACATTCCATGAGAAGTTCACATTGAAGTCCAGAGAATATAAGTACGGAGACAAGTATTATCTGGTGCTGACAGATGCAAATGATGAGAAGAATATTCTGCAGCAGTATGAATTTATGATTGATATTGCGTTCGTGGATGATTTTGGATTCTAG
- a CDS encoding DUF6661 family protein — translation MENNVREESGLKFQFPENDTVIKFDDTKFYRDYFNKLPNAKGVDFISVDEYKIAFIEVKNCIGDEGNCRWRIAPNNQKRNKTHTSVNVEGRDSLDIEMAQKVAMTIAALIGAKSFGDTKECLCELREYIQFLSKDAFSDNSKKKYVILFLEGDFGGKTRSKKMIMKALQNSINKKLKWINCRVSVVDSDTYNTKLFQIVR, via the coding sequence ATGGAGAATAATGTTAGGGAAGAAAGTGGATTAAAGTTTCAGTTTCCAGAAAATGATACCGTGATAAAATTTGATGATACAAAATTCTATAGAGACTATTTTAATAAACTGCCGAATGCAAAGGGTGTAGATTTTATTTCTGTTGATGAATATAAGATCGCTTTTATAGAAGTAAAGAATTGTATTGGTGATGAAGGAAATTGTAGGTGGCGAATTGCACCTAATAATCAGAAACGCAACAAGACACATACTTCTGTCAATGTGGAAGGGCGAGACAGTCTGGATATTGAAATGGCACAGAAAGTAGCAATGACGATAGCAGCTTTGATTGGCGCAAAATCCTTTGGGGATACAAAAGAATGTTTGTGTGAGTTAAGGGAATATATTCAGTTCTTGTCGAAAGATGCATTTTCAGATAATTCAAAAAAGAAATATGTGATTTTGTTTTTAGAAGGTGATTTTGGCGGAAAAACCCGATCAAAAAAGATGATTATGAAGGCATTACAAAATAGCATAAATAAAAAACTAAAGTGGATTAATTGCAGAGTATCTGTGGTTGATTCCGATACATATAATACGAAATTATTTCAGATTGTGAGGTAA